A genomic segment from Necator americanus strain Aroian chromosome III, whole genome shotgun sequence encodes:
- a CDS encoding hypothetical protein (NECATOR_CHRIII.G9641.T2), with the protein MVGKIRKLPRIPPRTPLRHQRVPSEHCFLSYRVLLDFRSSQQIRMRLQRSLLLLLRRNHSYITTPIFYANAAPHLGHLYTVVLADATHRWQKLREPGNIHVFSTGTDEHGIKIFRAAEKAQKDPLKFCDETSRKFRDLFQEFGIVNTEFIRTTEDRHKRCVEHVWKRLSDSGYIYKDIYAGWYSIVDECFFADADVEDSPSGKVVKGTQNAVEWVEEQNYMFRLSAFRDKVKQWLLTTDVIRPKHYLQFILQDLEWDGDLSISRSRARLPWGIVVPDDDTQTVYVWLDALVNYLSVIGYLKTMDVWPPTCQILGKDIMKFHAFYWPAFLMAIELPLPKKLFVHGHWLVDNAKMSKSVGNVIDPLVAMKSYTTEGLRYFLLKQGLPHGDSNFSREKAINVINSDLVNNIGNLLSRATVKKLNPTQKYHDFVPNVLNGDLADMAGSLLKELTEIRGRTMQLYDDMLFYKAVEGIIAVVKSGNGFFQFAQPWKLESGEKLDSVLGLAYETLRMTSILLQPVIPSLASNILTRLGVPPEERQVEQAEFHPTSGGRHFGPDLGPLLPRITDKS; encoded by the exons ATGGTGGGAAAGATAAGGAAGCTACCGCGAATTCCTCCAAGAACGCCTTTGAGACATCAG AGGGTTCCTTCGGAACACTGCTTCTTGAGTTATCGAGTATTACTGGATTTTCGGTCATCACAGCAGAT CCGTATGAGGTTACAGCGATCACTATTACTGttgttgagaagaaatcaTTCGTACATTACTACCCCAATTTTCTATGCAAATGCag CTCCTCATCTTGGTCATCTCTATACGGTAGTGCTTGCTGATGCTACTCATCGATGGCAAAAGCTGAGAGAACCTGGCAACATCCACGTCTTCTCCACCGGTACGGATGAACACGGCATTAAG ATATTCCGTGCCGCAGAAAAAGCTCAGAAGGATCCGCTGAAATTTTGCGACGAAACATCGAGGAAGTTTCGTGACCTCTTCCAAGAGTTTGGAATCGTTAACACTGAGTTTATTCGAACCACAGAAGATCGTCATAAACGATGTGTAGAGCACGTGTGG AAACGACTTAGCGACAGCGGATACATATACAAAGACATTTATGCTGGTTGGTATAGCATAGTGGATGAATGCTTCTTTGCGGACGCCGACGTTGAAGATTCACCTTCAGGAAAG GTTGTGAAGGGGACTCAGAACGCTGTCGAATGGGTCGAGGAGCAAAACTACATGTTTCGGTTATCGGCCTTCAGAGATAAAGTGAAACAATGGCTCTTAACTACAG ATGTAATTCGCCCCAAACATTATCTTCAATTTATTCTACAAGATCTTGAATGGGATGGTGACCTGTCCATTTCccgaagtcgcgcacgactACCATGGGGTATAGTAGTTCCTGATGACGACACGCAAACC GTCTATGTATGGCTTGACGCCCTCGTGAACTATCTTTCCGTTATTGGGTATCTTAAAACGATGGATGTTTGGCCTCCTACCTGCCAAATTCTTGGAAAGGACATAATGAA ATTTCACGCTTTTTACTGGCCAGCGTTTCTGATGGCCATTGAACTACCACTACCTAAGAAGCTTTTTGTTCATGGTCATTGGCTCGTTGATAATGCCAAG ATGTCAAAAAGTGTCGGCAACGTCATTGATCCGCTTGTTGCAATGAAATCATACACGACGGAAGGCTTGCGGTATTTCTTACTGAAACAAGGATTGCCACATGGAGATTCTA ATTTTTCACGGGAAAAGGCTATCAACGTCATTAACAGCGACTTGGTCAACAATATAGGAAATCTTCTGAGCAGAGCAACTGTGAAGAAGCTCAATCCAACCCAGAAATACCACGATTTTGTTCCAAATGTTTTGAATGGAGATCTTGCAGACATGGCAGGCTCCCTTTTGAAAGAGTTGACTGAAATTCGAG GGAGAACGATGCAGCTATATGATGACATGTTGTTTTACAAGGCAGTTGAAGGAATTATTGCAGTTGTGAAGTCTGGAAATGGTTTCTTTCAATTTGCTCAGCCGTGGAAGTTGGAATCGGGAGAAAAG CTCGATTCCGTATTGGGCTTAGCCTATGAGACTCTACGGATGACATCTATTCTACTACAGCCAGTTATTCCATCACTAGCTAGCAATATATTGACAAG ACTGGGTGTTCCGCCAGAAGAAAGACAAGTTGAGCAAGCGGAGTTCCATCCAACAAGCGGTGGGCGTCATTTTGGTCCTGATCTTGGACCGCTCCTTCCTAGGATTACTGATAAATCTTAG
- a CDS encoding hypothetical protein (NECATOR_CHRIII.G9642.T2), translating into MVYSVFVLLAIVGTVTSSCQTWPNGTDTKFHWWQCSSGPVKYYSAEPYDETGTKMVYPIHLSAPAVIRCDMENPKNVYTSPSLRLKIKLWLWGTPLGGCEWFPVPTLGLLNNLDACQHGIKCPIPIGRQKMDVVVDFTKFSAIVHLLKDDKPYQLQYELHDESSGDTSCIVAQARARTV; encoded by the exons atggTATACAGTGTTTTCGTATTACTGGCAATAGTTGGGACAGTAACTTCGTCATGTCAAACATGGCCAAATGGAACGGACACGAAATTCCATTGGTGGCAATGTAGCAGTGGCCCAGTGAAGTACTACAGTGCGGAGCCTTACGACGAAACag GCACCAAGATGGTATATCCAATTCACCTTAGCGCACCAGCAGTGATACGATGCGATATGGAAAATCCAAAGAACGTCTACACGTCACCTTCTCTCAGACTAAAAATCAAACTCTGGTTGTGGGGAACTCCATTGGGAGGATGCGAATGGTTTCCAGTACCTACTCTTGGATTACT aaataaTTTGGATGCATGTCAACACGGTATCAAATGCCCCATTCCGATAGGACGACAGAAAATGGATGTTGTGGTAGACTTCACCAAATTTAGCGCTATAGTACATCTACTGAAGGATGATAAACCGTACCAATTACAGTATGAATTGCACGATGAGTCGAGCGGCGATACATCGTGCATTGTAGCTCAAGCTAGGGCAAGAACAGTTTAA
- a CDS encoding hypothetical protein (NECATOR_CHRIII.G9642.T1): protein MEKLVLLLALSATALACDITWPNGTDTTFHWFQCNSGPVMFYNATPFDQTGKNYEYPIHLGAPIMVKCDVLNPTHVYSSPHLRLTVNIWSWGTSLGGCAWSAVPTFGLLSNQDACAHGVPCPVKTGRQELDVIVDFTQYQQIIDLLKDDAPYQLEYAMHDKTSGDNICLMAQARARIH, encoded by the exons ATGGAGAAGCTGGTTTTGCTGTTGGCGTTGAGTGCCACCGCGCTAGCATGTGATATAACATGGCCGAATGGAACGGATACCACTTTCCATTGGTTTCAATGTAATTCTGGCCCGGTTATGTTCTACAATGCTACACCGTTCGATCAGACAG gaaaaaattacgAGTACCCGATCCATCTTGGTGCACCAATCATGGTAAAATGTGACGTGCTGAATCCAACTCATGTCTATTCATCGCCACACCTTAGACTCACCGTCAACATTTGGTCATGGGGTACATCGCTAGGCGGTTGTGCTTGGAGTGCAGTGCCTACATTCGGGTTACT GAGTAATCAGGATGCTTGTGCTCATGGTGTTCCGTGCCCGGTTAAGACCGGTCGTCAAGAGTTGGACGTGATCGTGGATTTCACCCAGTACCAACAGATTATTGATCTGTTGAAAGACGATGCACCGTATCAATTGGAGTATGCGATGCATGACAAGACCAGCGGCGATAATATATGTCTAATGGCACAAGCTCGTGCAAGAATACATTGA
- a CDS encoding hypothetical protein (NECATOR_CHRIII.G9641.T1): protein MRLQRSLLLLLRRNHSYITTPIFYANAAPHLGHLYTVVLADATHRWQKLREPGNIHVFSTGTDEHGIKIFRAAEKAQKDPLKFCDETSRKFRDLFQEFGIVNTEFIRTTEDRHKRCVEHVWKRLSDSGYIYKDIYAGWYSIVDECFFADADVEDSPSGKVVKGTQNAVEWVEEQNYMFRLSAFRDKVKQWLLTTDVIRPKHYLQFILQDLEWDGDLSISRSRARLPWGIVVPDDDTQTVYVWLDALVNYLSVIGYLKTMDVWPPTCQILGKDIMKFHAFYWPAFLMAIELPLPKKLFVHGHWLVDNAKMSKSVGNVIDPLVAMKSYTTEGLRYFLLKQGLPHGDSNFSREKAINVINSDLVNNIGNLLSRATVKKLNPTQKYHDFVPNVLNGDLADMAGSLLKELTEIRGRTMQLYDDMLFYKAVEGIIAVVKSGNGFFQFAQPWKLESGEKLDSVLGLAYETLRMTSILLQPVIPSLASNILTRLGVPPEERQVEQAEFHPTSGGRHFGPDLGPLLPRITDKS from the exons ATGAGGTTACAGCGATCACTATTACTGttgttgagaagaaatcaTTCGTACATTACTACCCCAATTTTCTATGCAAATGCag CTCCTCATCTTGGTCATCTCTATACGGTAGTGCTTGCTGATGCTACTCATCGATGGCAAAAGCTGAGAGAACCTGGCAACATCCACGTCTTCTCCACCGGTACGGATGAACACGGCATTAAG ATATTCCGTGCCGCAGAAAAAGCTCAGAAGGATCCGCTGAAATTTTGCGACGAAACATCGAGGAAGTTTCGTGACCTCTTCCAAGAGTTTGGAATCGTTAACACTGAGTTTATTCGAACCACAGAAGATCGTCATAAACGATGTGTAGAGCACGTGTGG AAACGACTTAGCGACAGCGGATACATATACAAAGACATTTATGCTGGTTGGTATAGCATAGTGGATGAATGCTTCTTTGCGGACGCCGACGTTGAAGATTCACCTTCAGGAAAG GTTGTGAAGGGGACTCAGAACGCTGTCGAATGGGTCGAGGAGCAAAACTACATGTTTCGGTTATCGGCCTTCAGAGATAAAGTGAAACAATGGCTCTTAACTACAG ATGTAATTCGCCCCAAACATTATCTTCAATTTATTCTACAAGATCTTGAATGGGATGGTGACCTGTCCATTTCccgaagtcgcgcacgactACCATGGGGTATAGTAGTTCCTGATGACGACACGCAAACC GTCTATGTATGGCTTGACGCCCTCGTGAACTATCTTTCCGTTATTGGGTATCTTAAAACGATGGATGTTTGGCCTCCTACCTGCCAAATTCTTGGAAAGGACATAATGAA ATTTCACGCTTTTTACTGGCCAGCGTTTCTGATGGCCATTGAACTACCACTACCTAAGAAGCTTTTTGTTCATGGTCATTGGCTCGTTGATAATGCCAAG ATGTCAAAAAGTGTCGGCAACGTCATTGATCCGCTTGTTGCAATGAAATCATACACGACGGAAGGCTTGCGGTATTTCTTACTGAAACAAGGATTGCCACATGGAGATTCTA ATTTTTCACGGGAAAAGGCTATCAACGTCATTAACAGCGACTTGGTCAACAATATAGGAAATCTTCTGAGCAGAGCAACTGTGAAGAAGCTCAATCCAACCCAGAAATACCACGATTTTGTTCCAAATGTTTTGAATGGAGATCTTGCAGACATGGCAGGCTCCCTTTTGAAAGAGTTGACTGAAATTCGAG GGAGAACGATGCAGCTATATGATGACATGTTGTTTTACAAGGCAGTTGAAGGAATTATTGCAGTTGTGAAGTCTGGAAATGGTTTCTTTCAATTTGCTCAGCCGTGGAAGTTGGAATCGGGAGAAAAG CTCGATTCCGTATTGGGCTTAGCCTATGAGACTCTACGGATGACATCTATTCTACTACAGCCAGTTATTCCATCACTAGCTAGCAATATATTGACAAG ACTGGGTGTTCCGCCAGAAGAAAGACAAGTTGAGCAAGCGGAGTTCCATCCAACAAGCGGTGGGCGTCATTTTGGTCCTGATCTTGGACCGCTCCTTCCTAGGATTACTGATAAATCTTAG
- a CDS encoding hypothetical protein (NECATOR_CHRIII.G9640.T1) — MYGTELHQASPYHLNDDAIIELDDNPKSLAPTKYSVVESIKKSLILEPNPTVDNKFRVFATSVYSVLERFSRKHVNFNLTVAQCRGLREIRNLITAGEIKVSVSDKGGEFVVLSRELDKAITRQHLEDDSLYVPSSANEFRKQYRRLNRVWVETAGTAGLPKNFITRLKNDLPACPVLYMLIKTHKLSENGLTSNDPRDFKVRPIISGIGGPTDRISWLLNIILNQLLRYVPAHLSSSSNFLKHLRSTSFERECVVETFDVTSLYTNVSNDVAMQAVHELLTQRQASLNMYGFSIRQIMTLINECLNCSIFRWSGQYYRQPRGLAMGQRLAPTLAIVFIAKIEKPIIDRKPLLYYRYIDDCCVVCSTQAELNACFNLLNQQCPHIKFTRERPIDNWLAFLNVHIYLWNGICKTKWYRKPSSKNILIHYLSAHPSKMKKSVIGNMYRTAARVSSSSQEKAWSINVAHKVAMSNGYPAGDGATRQARYPSRRPNVVDGPEKISFCLPYISDDMSRAVRGCLRKAGLRNDVRVVEIPPANLKGKLVRNRVYDRLCTTPSCVVCPYGREGDCMISGVVYRITCRLCGDDYIGETGRPLCIRVKEHLDGLAKSKTFTPLGAHRRICHPNSEVEVEVRILSYESEITARRMLEAFWITAKSPKMNKKDECIAITNELSPYQDLCGF, encoded by the exons ATGTACGGAACCGAACTTCACCAAGCAAGCCCTTATCATCTTAACGATGATGCTATCATCGAACTCGATGATA ACCCTAAGTCGCTAGCACCCACTAAATACTCTGTGGTGGAAAGCATTAAAAAGTCTTTAATACTTGAACCCAACCCCACGGTAGACAACAAGTTTCGAGTGTTCGCAACATCGGTGTATTCCGTTTTGGAGCGTTTCTCGAGAAAACACGTAAATTTCAATCTCACTGTGGCGCAATGTCGAGGCCTACGTGAGATTCGTAATCTTATTACAGCTGGAGAGATCAAGGTTTCCGTTAGTGATAAGGGAGGCGAATTTGTTGTTCTATCACGTGAACTAGACAAGGCGATAACGAGACAACATCTTGAGGATGACAGTCTATATGTCCCATCCTCCGCCAATGAGTTTAGAAAGCAATATCGCCGCCTAAACAGGGTTTGGGTAGAAACGGCTGGAACAGCAGGGCTcccaaaaaactttattacgcGTCTCAAGAACGACTTACCCGCATGTCCAGTCCTATACATGCTAATCAAAACTCACAAGCTCTCTGAAAATGGCCTCACTTCGAACGATCCACGTGACTTTAAAGTGAGGCCTATCATTAGTGGTATCGGGGGCCCCACGGATAGAATTTCCTGGCTGCTCAACATAATCCTAAATCAGCTGCTCAGATATGTCCCTGCCCACCTCAGCAGTTCTAGcaacttcctaaaacatcTCCGCAGTACCTCAtttgagcgtgaatgtgtagtagagacctttgacgttacgtcactctatacgaacgtttcaaacgatgtagcgatgcaggctgttcacgaactgctcacgcagcgCCAGGCTTCTTTAAACATGTATGGATTCAGTATCAGGCAGATCATGACATTGATAaacgaatgcctgaattgctctattttccgatggtcgggacagtactaccgacaacctagaggcctagctatgggacaaaggctggcacccactctcgccattgttttcatagccaagatcgaaaagcctataatagaccgcaaaccactgctgtattatcgttacatagatgattgctgCGTCGTCTGCTCAACCCAAGCAGAACTAAACgcgtgcttcaatcttcttaatcagcagtgtccgcacattaagttcacaagggagagaccgatagacaactggttggctttcctgaatgtgcacatttacttgtggaatgggatatgtaagactaagtggtaccggaaacccagtagtaaaaacatcttaatccactatctttcagcgcatcccagcaaaatgaaaaaatctgttataggtaacatgtacagaacggcggcaagagtctcatcgagtagccaggaaaaagcatggtctataaatgtggcccataaagtagcaatgtccaatggatacccagctggagatggtgctacccgacaagcacggtatccctctcgaagacccaacgtagtggatggcccagagaagatctctttctgtttaccttatatatctgatgatatgagcagagcagtacggggctgtctacgaaaagcgggtctaaggaatgacgtgagggttgtggaaatacctccagcaaacctcaaggggAAGCTAGTACGTAACCgtgtgtatgatcgactctgcacaactcccagctgcgtggtttgtccgtatggcagagagggtgattgcatgatatcgggagtggtgtatcgtatcacgtgcaggttgtgcggtgacgattatataggggaaacgggacgtccattgtgtattagggtcaaggagcatctagatggactcgcaaaatcaaaaaccttcaccccacttggagcacaccgtagaatatgtcatccaaactccgaagtagaggtagaagttcgtatattatcctacgagtccgaaatcacagcacgcagaatgctagaggccttttggataaccgccaaaagtccaaaaatgaacaagaaggatgagtgcattgcgatcacaaacgagttatccccgtatcaagacttgtgcgggttttga
- a CDS encoding hypothetical protein (NECATOR_CHRIII.G9639.T1), which translates to MRVCYRGSDTVSRYSGFFDNLNKGIKDPKSLAPTKYSVVESIKKSLILEPNPTVDNKFRVFATSVYSVLERFSRKHVNFNLTVAQCRGLREIRNLITAGEIKVSVSDKGGEFVVLSRELDKAITRQHLEDDSLYVPSSANEFRKQYRRLNRVWVETAGTAGLPKNFITRLKNDLPACPVLYMLIKTHKLSENGLTSNDPRDFKVRPIISGIGGPTDRISWLLNIILNQLLRYVPAHLSSSSNFLKHLRSTSFERECVVETFDVTSLYTNVSNDVAMQAVHELLTQRQASLNMYGFSIRQIMTLINECLNCSIFRWSGQYYRQPRGLAMGQRLAPTLAIVFIAKIEKPIIDRKPLLYYRYIDDCCVVCSTQAELNACFNLLNQQCPHIKFTRERPIDNWLAFLNVHIYLWNGICKTKWYRKPSSKNILIHYLSAHPSKMKKSVIGNMYRTAARVSSSSQEKAWSINVAHKVAMSNGYPAGDGATRQARYPSRRPNVVDGPEKISFCLPYISDDMSRAVRGCLRKAGLRNDVRVVEIPPANLKGKLVRNRVYDRLCTTPSCVVCPYGREGDCMISGVVYRITCRLCGDDYIGETGRPLCIRVKEHLDGLAKSKTFTPLGAHRRICHPNSEVEVEVRILSYESEITARRMLEAFWITAKSPKMNKKDECIAITNELSPYQDLCGSRKSVKTTFQHAEIQRQSNMGIKKSSPADLRLTLDDLDRNGIAALLNHLLFRLEALEKGYSYSPGAHITEVQLRFP; encoded by the exons ATGCGTGTGTGCTATAGAGGGAGTGATACCGTGTCTCGATATTCCGGCTTTTTCGACAACTTAAATAAG GGTATTAAAGACCCTAAGTCGCTAGCACCCACTAAATACTCTGTGGTGGAAAGCATTAAAAAGTCTTTAATACTTGAACCCAACCCCACGGTAGACAACAAGTTTCGAGTGTTCGCAACATCGGTGTATTCCGTTTTGGAGCGTTTCTCGAGAAAACACGTAAATTTCAATCTCACTGTGGCGCAATGTCGAGGCCTACGTGAGATTCGTAATCTTATTACAGCTGGAGAGATCAAGGTTTCCGTTAGTGATAAGGGAGGCGAATTTGTTGTTCTATCACGTGAACTAGACAAGGCGATAACGAGACAACATCTTGAGGATGACAGTCTATATGTCCCATCCTCCGCCAATGAGTTTAGAAAGCAATATCGCCGCCTAAACAGGGTTTGGGTAGAAACGGCTGGAACAGCAGGGCTcccaaaaaactttattacgcGTCTCAAGAACGACTTACCCGCATGTCCAGTCCTATACATGCTAATCAAAACTCACAAGCTCTCTGAAAATGGCCTCACTTCGAACGATCCACGTGACTTTAAAGTGAGGCCTATCATTAGTGGTATCGGGGGCCCCACGGATAGAATTTCCTGGCTGCTCAACATAATCCTAAATCAGCTGCTCAGATATGTCCCTGCCCACCTCAGCAGTTCTAGcaacttcctaaaacatcTCCGCAGTACCTCAtttgagcgtgaatgtgtagtagagacctttgacgttacgtcactctatacgaacgtttcaaacgatgtagcgatgcaggctgttcacgaactgctcacgcagcgCCAGGCTTCTTTAAACATGTATGGATTCAGTATCAGGCAGATCATGACATTGATAaacgaatgcctgaattgctctattttccgatggtcgggacagtactaccgacaacctagaggcctagctatgggacaaaggctggcacccactctcgccattgttttcatagccaagatcgaaaagcctataatagaccgcaaaccactgctgtattatcgttacatagatgattgctgCGTCGTCTGCTCAACCCAAGCAGAACTAAACgcgtgcttcaatcttcttaatcagcagtgtccgcacattaagttcacaagggagagaccgatagacaactggttggctttcctgaatgtgcacatttacttgtggaatgggatatgtaagactaagtggtaccggaaacccagtagtaaaaacatcttaatccactatctttcagcgcatcccagcaaaatgaaaaaatctgttataggtaacatgtacagaacggcggcaagagtctcatcgagtagccaggaaaaagcatggtctataaatgtggcccataaagtagcaatgtccaatggatacccagctggagatggtgctacccgacaagcacggtatccctctcgaagacccaacgtagtggatggcccagagaagatctctttctgtttaccttatatatctgatgatatgagcagagcagtacggggctgtctacgaaaagcgggtctaaggaatgacgtgagggttgtggaaatacctccagcaaacctcaaggggAAGCTAGTACGTAACCgtgtgtatgatcgactctgcacaactcccagctgcgtggtttgtccgtatggcagagagggtgattgcatgatatcgggagtggtgtatcgtatcacgtgcaggttgtgcggtgacgattatataggggaaacgggacgtccattgtgtattagggtcaaggagcatctagatggactcgcaaaatcaaaaaccttcaccccacttggagcacaccgtagaatatgtcatccaaactccgaagtagaggtagaagttcgtatattatcctacgagtccgaaatcacagcacgcagaatgctagaggccttttggataaccgccaaaagtccaaaaatgaacaagaaggatgagtgcattgcgatcacaaacgagttatccccgtatcaagacttgtgcgg ctcaaggaaatcagttaaaactacgtttcaacatgccgagattcaaagacagtcgaacatgggcattAAAAAGTCATCCCCAGCCGATCTGCGATTAACTCTAGACGATCTCGACAGAAACGGTATAGCTGCTCTACTGAACCATTTACTTTTTAGGCTGGAAGCTCTTGAGAAGGGTTATTCATATTCTCCTGGAGCGCACATAACCGAAGTCCAGCTACGCTTTCCATAG
- a CDS encoding hypothetical protein (NECATOR_CHRIII.G9642.T3), with protein MEKLVLLLALSATALACDITWPNGTDTTFHWFQCNSGPVMFYNATPFDQTGKNYEYPIHLGAPIMVKCDVLNPTHVYSSPHLRLTVNIWSWGTSLGGCAWSAVPTFGLLSNQDACAHGVPCPVKTGRQELDVIVDFTQYQQIIDLLKDDAPYQLDMVYSVFVLLAIVGTVTSSCQTWPNGTDTKFHWWQCSSGPVKYYSAEPYDETGTKMVYPIHLSAPAVIRCDMENPKNVYTSPSLRLKIKLWLWGTPLGGCEWFPVPTLGLLNNLDACQHGIKCPIPIGRQKMDVVVDFTKFSAIVHLLKDDKPYQLQYELHDESSGDTSCIVAQARARTV; from the exons ATGGAGAAGCTGGTTTTGCTGTTGGCGTTGAGTGCCACCGCGCTAGCATGTGATATAACATGGCCGAATGGAACGGATACCACTTTCCATTGGTTTCAATGTAATTCTGGCCCGGTTATGTTCTACAATGCTACACCGTTCGATCAGACAG gaaaaaattacgAGTACCCGATCCATCTTGGTGCACCAATCATGGTAAAATGTGACGTGCTGAATCCAACTCATGTCTATTCATCGCCACACCTTAGACTCACCGTCAACATTTGGTCATGGGGTACATCGCTAGGCGGTTGTGCTTGGAGTGCAGTGCCTACATTCGGGTTACT GAGTAATCAGGATGCTTGTGCTCATGGTGTTCCGTGCCCGGTTAAGACCGGTCGTCAAGAGTTGGACGTGATCGTGGATTTCACCCAGTACCAACAGATTATTGATCTGTTGAAAGACGATGCACCGTATCAATTGGA tatggTATACAGTGTTTTCGTATTACTGGCAATAGTTGGGACAGTAACTTCGTCATGTCAAACATGGCCAAATGGAACGGACACGAAATTCCATTGGTGGCAATGTAGCAGTGGCCCAGTGAAGTACTACAGTGCGGAGCCTTACGACGAAACag GCACCAAGATGGTATATCCAATTCACCTTAGCGCACCAGCAGTGATACGATGCGATATGGAAAATCCAAAGAACGTCTACACGTCACCTTCTCTCAGACTAAAAATCAAACTCTGGTTGTGGGGAACTCCATTGGGAGGATGCGAATGGTTTCCAGTACCTACTCTTGGATTACT aaataaTTTGGATGCATGTCAACACGGTATCAAATGCCCCATTCCGATAGGACGACAGAAAATGGATGTTGTGGTAGACTTCACCAAATTTAGCGCTATAGTACATCTACTGAAGGATGATAAACCGTACCAATTACAGTATGAATTGCACGATGAGTCGAGCGGCGATACATCGTGCATTGTAGCTCAAGCTAGGGCAAGAACAGTTTAA
- a CDS encoding hypothetical protein (NECATOR_CHRIII.G9638.T2): MTAVAILERVYAAAAFACPNQGEMKPMIQQCNTVIHDRDINLSMEQREATYRPGGQEHQSAASQAAIGAYKTVAGAIIAHDEGQVMSPSSLQLVPTQWFPTLNRLCFRFLRVRT; encoded by the coding sequence ATGACAGCCGTCGCCATTTTGGAGCGAGTTTATGCAGCTGCTGCATTTGCGTGTCCTAACCAGGGCGAAATGAAGCCGATGATCCAACAATGCAATACAGTTATTCATGATCGTGATATTAACCTCTCGATGGAGCAACGCGAAGCTACATATCGCCCTGGTGGTCAGGAACATCAAAGTGCTGCTAGCCAGGCAGCCATTGGTGCCTACAAGACAGTCGCTGGCGCTATTATTGCGCACGATGAAGGACAGGTAATGTCCCCTTCCTCGCTACAACTAGTACCAACACAGTGGTTTCCCACTTTGAACAGACTATGTTTTCGGTTTCTGCGTGTAAGGACTTGA
- a CDS encoding hypothetical protein (NECATOR_CHRIII.G9638.T1), whose protein sequence is MRIFDTFARGMTAVAILERVYAAAAFACPNQGEMKPMIQQCNTVIHDRDINLSMEQREATYRPGGQEHQSAASQAAIGAYKTVAGAIIAHDEGQVMSPSSLQLVPTQWFPTLNRLCFRFLRVRT, encoded by the coding sequence ATGAGGATATTCGACACCTTTGCGCGAGGAATGACAGCCGTCGCCATTTTGGAGCGAGTTTATGCAGCTGCTGCATTTGCGTGTCCTAACCAGGGCGAAATGAAGCCGATGATCCAACAATGCAATACAGTTATTCATGATCGTGATATTAACCTCTCGATGGAGCAACGCGAAGCTACATATCGCCCTGGTGGTCAGGAACATCAAAGTGCTGCTAGCCAGGCAGCCATTGGTGCCTACAAGACAGTCGCTGGCGCTATTATTGCGCACGATGAAGGACAGGTAATGTCCCCTTCCTCGCTACAACTAGTACCAACACAGTGGTTTCCCACTTTGAACAGACTATGTTTTCGGTTTCTGCGTGTAAGGACTTGA